The nucleotide window GGGTAGAGGAACAGACCGGCCGCCGGGTGGTCACTGCCGAACCGCTGGACGGCGGGCAGTCGGCGGCGCTGCATCGGCTCACTGTTTCCGGGGCCGACGGCGAGGATGTTGATTCGCTGGTGTTGCAACGGTTCGTGCTCGACTGGATCGACGAGGAGCCGTGGGCGCCACGCAACGAGCTCCTCGCCTTCGAATTGCTGGAGAATTCGCCGGTGCCGGCGCCGCGAACGGTCGCGGCCGATCCGGACGGCCTGAACACCGGATCCCCGATGGTCTTGATGAGTGCGCTGCCCGGCGAGGTGATCTGGGATCCGCCGGAGCTCGACCGATGGCTGTCCGCGCTGCTGCAGACCATGATCACGATCCACCGCACGCCGAGACCTGCCACGATGCGGGACTGGTCGCCGTACCCGCCCGAGGAGGTGCCCCCGACCTGGACCCGACACCGCTGGGCTTGGGAGCGCGCGATCACCGCGTACGAGGGTGACCGGCCGCCATCGGAACGCGTCTTCCTGCATCGCGACTTTCATCCTGGCAACGTGTTGTGGCAGGACGGTTCGGTGTCCGGCGTGGTGGACTGGGTGTCGGCTTGCGCCGGCCCGCCCGAGGAGGATGTCGCCCTCTGCCGGATCGACCTGGCCCGCCGCCACGGCCAACCGGTGGCCGACCGCTTCCTTGACCTGTGGCTGCAAGCGACCGGCCGGCGCGAGTACGACCCGTACTGGGATCTGGTCACCGCCGTCTCGATGGGCGGCGATCCCCACCCGCGGCTGGACGAGTTCGTCCGATCCGCCGCCGCCCGCCTCTGACCGCGTCAGGTTTACAACATCTCTGCACCAGTGACGCCGCACTGCCCGAAATCCGCCAGCACACGCCAAGTGGCGCAGCATTTTTGTAATGCCGCCCCCAGATGACTCAATACCAGCCGAGGTTCAGCCCGGTCACGTGCAGCCAGGCGAACACCGTCGGGGCGCCGAGAATGACCAGCGGCAGCGCGATCAGCCCGAGGGCCAGCGCGTAGATGCCGGCACTGAGAAGTCGATGCGGCCGTGGCCGTTCCGCCAGCCGGGCGACCCGTACGGCGGTGCCGTAGCTGACGCCCATGGCGAACCCGGGCACCGGGGCTGCGGCCATCGCGACCAGGGCGCGGGCCAGCGGGATCGGTCCGGTGCGACGGCGGGCGGCGTCATCGGCGAGCAACTCCACCAGCAGCCGCGCCTCGTTCAGCGGGACCTCGCTGCGGACCGCGATCGGGAAGGCTCGGTGCAGTGCGGCGAAGGTGTCCAGCACCAGATCGTGCCGGGCGCGTACGTGGGCTTCCTCGTGGGCCAGCACGGCGGCGACCTCATCGGCGGCGAGCGTCTGCAGTGCGCCCTCGCTGAGCACGACCCGGGACTGCCGCACCGCCGGCAGACAATAGGCGACCGGCTCGGCAGCCGACATCACCCGCAGCCCCGGGCTGGCCACCACTCCGGGAAGTGCGGTCCGCCGCTCGATCTGGTCGAGCAGGTCGAGGGCGTGGCGATGCCGGGTCCGGCGGAGCCGGGACGTGCGGCCGACGATGAGCAACGACCAGATCAGCCGGAGCACCACGATCACCGTGAACAGCAGCACCGTGCCGTACACGATGATCTCGGCCAGCGGCGGTTCCGGCGTACGAAACAGGCCGAGGCTGAGCGCGAAACCGGCACCGACGACCGACAGCAACGCAGCCACCGAACCCGCCTGCCACAACGCAACCGCCGGCCGCGGCGCCCGGTGCAGGAAACGCCAGCGACCGACCCAGATCGAGCCGGGGCCGACCAGGATCACGGCCAGGATGCCGAGCGCAACACCAATCATGCCAACGCAGCCGGTCGGGTCAGTTCTTGGCGGAGTCGGCGGGTGCGGCGCCGGCCTCGAGTTTGGCCAGTGCCTCGCGCATGGTCGCCGCCTCGTCTGGCGTCACCTTGCCGACGAACGCGACCAACGCAGCGGTGCGATCCCGCTCGCTGCCGACCAACGCGTCGTGCATCACGTCGGCGACCATTTCCTCGCGGGTCTGCACGGCGGCGTAGAGGTAGGCGCGCCCGGAACTCTCCCGATGCACCAATCCCTTCTTCGCCAACCGGTCGAGGACCGTCATCACCGTCGTATATGCCAGGTCCCGCTCGCGCGTGAGCGCAGCGTGGACGTCACGGACCGAGCGCGGGCCGTCGGAACTCCACAGTTCCTCCATCACCCGGCGCTCCAGATCCCCCAGAGAACTAACCACGCCCGCATCCTAGCTCGCGTACTACCGTGATCAGTACTACATCGATTCGTACTACGGTTCGTAGTAGTTCTGCGTTACCGTCATGCACATGGACACGGAACTGCTGTCGCGAATCCAGTTCGGGACCACGACCGTCTATCACTTCTTCTTCGTCCCGGTCACGATCGGGATGGCCGGCCTGGTCGCCGGTTTCCAGACCGCCTGGGTACGCACCGGCAAGGACCGCTACCTTCGCCTCACCCGGCTGTACGGGAAGTTGTTCCTGATCAACTTCGCCATCGGAGTGGCCACCGGCATCGTGCAGGAATTCCAGTTCGGGATGAACTGGAGCCAGTTCTCCCGCTTCGTCGGCGACATCTTCGGCGCACCGCTGGCACTGGAGGGGTTGCTGGCGTTCTTCCTGGAGTCGACCTTCCTCGGCCTGTGGATCTTCGGTTGGGATCGGCTGCCGAAAAGGGTGCATCTGGCCTGCATCTGGATCGTCGCCGGCGCCACCGTGCTCAGCGCGACCTTCATCCTCGCGGCGAACTCGTTCATGCAGCATCCGGTCGGCTTCCAGCTCGTGAACGGACGTGCCGAACTGACCGACTTCGGCGCGGTGCTGACCAACCCGGTCTTGCTGGTCACGCTGCCGCATCAGATCTTCGCCTGCTACCTGGTCGGCGCCGGCATCGTCGTAGCCGTCGCCGCCTGGCACCTGACGCGGATCGCCCGCGCCGGCAAAGAACGTGAGCCTGTCGAACGGCCGGAGCAAGACATGATCACCGGCCCTTCGACAGGCTCAGGGATCGATGAGGAGCGGGCCACCTTCCGTACGGCGTTGCGGGTCGGGGCAGTCGCGTTGCTGGTCGCGGGTGCGGGCACGTTCATCTCCGGCGACCTGCAGGGCAAGGTGATGACCGACGTCCAGCCGATGAAGATGGCCGCGGCCGAGGCGCTCTACAACACCGAGAAGCCGGCCTCGTTCTCGATCTTGACCATCGGCACCCTGGACGGCAAGCACGAGGTCTGGTCGATCAAGATTCCTCGGCTGTTGTCCTTCCTGGCCGAGGAGAACTTCACCGCCGAGGTGCACGGCATCAACGACCTGCAGGCCCAGTACGAGCAGACCTACGGCCCGGGCGAGTACGCGCCGAACATCCCCACCACCTACTGGACCTTCCGGCTGATGATGGGGATGGGCATCGCGGCGTTCGGCGGCGGTGCGTTGATCTTGTGGCTGACCCGCAAGAACCGTGACCCGGTGACGACCGGCCTGTGGGGTCTGGTCTGGCGATTCGGCCCGATCCTGTTGCCCTTCCTGCCCATCCTCGGCAATTCGTTCGGCTGGATCTTCACCGAGACCGGGAGACAACCCTGGCTTGTGTTCGGCCTGCTGCCGACCAAGGCCGGGGTCTCACCGAACCTCAGTCCGACCGAGGTGTGGATCTCGCTGATCGTCTTCACCCTGCTCTACGGCATCCTCGCGGTGATCGAGCTCCGGCTGTTCACCCGCACCATCGGTCAAGGACTGCCCGTGCTGGATGCCGAGCCCGAAGACGAGGCAACCGACCGACCCCTCTCCTACGCCTTCTGAGGAGCTGATCATGGAACTCACCACGGTCTGGTTCGTCGCCCAGCTGATCTTGTGGCTCGGCTACTTCGTGCTCGAGGGGTTCGACTTCGGGGTCGGCATGCTGCTGCCGGTGATCGGCCGCCGGGAGGGCGATCGCAGAGCGATGCTGAGCACCATCGGGCCGATCTGGGACGGCAACGAGGTCTGGCTGATCGTTGCCGCCGGCGCGATGTTCGCCGCCTTCCCCGGCTGGTACGCAAGCACGTTCAGCGCCTTCTACCTGCTGCTGTTGATGATCCTGGTCGGTCTGATCGTCCGAGTGATCTCGTTCGAGTATCGCGAGCATCACGAGACCGTCCGCTGGCGGCGCGGCTGGGATGCCTGCCAGATCGTCGGGTCCACACTGCCGTCCTTCCTGTGGGGTTTGATCTTCGCCAACCTGGTCCGCGGGCTGCCGATCAACGCCGACCAGGACTTCACCGGAGGCTTCACCGACCTACTGAATCCCTTTGCCCTGCTGGGCGGAGCGGTGACACTGCTGCTCTTCCTCACCCACGGCGCGGTGTTCCTGGCGCTGAAGACGACCGGTGCACTGCGGCTGCGCGCCAAGCGGACGGCCAGCGTGATCGGCACGGTCACGGCCGCAGCGGCACTCAGCTTCGGTTGCTGGTTCAATTTCGGCGTCGTGACGATCAATCACGGTTGGGTGCTGCTGGCCTCGGTCATCTCGTTGGCCGGGCTGATCTTCGGACTCGGCATGCATCTGCGCAATCGTGACGGCTGGTCCTTTGCCGGCACCGCGGTCGCAGTGGCCGGCCTGGTGGTCTCCTTCTTCGCCTCGCTCTACCCGCGGCTCATCCCCAGCACCAGCAACCCCGCCTGGAGCCTGACCATCCACAACGCCTCGGCAAGCCACTACACGCTGACGATCATGAGTTGGTCCGCGCTGGTGCTGTTGCCGCTGGTGCTGGCCTACCAGGCGTGGACCTACTGGGTCTTCCGCAAGCGGATCACCGTCGCGATGGAGGAACCAGAGTCGGTAGCCGCCCAACCATCCGTGGTGCCGTGACGATGCCCAGTTTGATCACCGAGGGTGTGCGTACCGGCTCGAGTCCCGGTCCCTCGACAGGCTCAGGACACTTGAGCGCGGATCGCCGTTGCCAGCAAGGGCAACCTCTCGCCCGGGGTTCTGAGCTCGTCGAAGGACCAGGAACGCAAGCCAAGGCGATCCAGCACCACACCGGACCGAGTGCTCCTGGCGGAGCAGACCAAGATCAACATCGCGGGCCGGTTGATCCGCAGCTGCTCCGCCGGGCGGCAGCGGCGCGTCGGTTGCTGATCCTGCAGACGATCATCGGCACGGCGAGTTCGCTAACCGTTGTGCTGATTGCCTGGTTCATCGCGTACGGCGTCGGCAGCGCGTTCGACTCCGGCCGACCGCAGCCGCTGGTCGAGGTCGCGCCGTGGTTGGCGGCTGCCTTCGTGGCGCGTGGATTGCT belongs to Microlunatus elymi and includes:
- a CDS encoding phosphotransferase family protein, with the translated sequence MTYGFDLPADLHRQLRGEVPEAALRWVEEQTGRRVVTAEPLDGGQSAALHRLTVSGADGEDVDSLVLQRFVLDWIDEEPWAPRNELLAFELLENSPVPAPRTVAADPDGLNTGSPMVLMSALPGEVIWDPPELDRWLSALLQTMITIHRTPRPATMRDWSPYPPEEVPPTWTRHRWAWERAITAYEGDRPPSERVFLHRDFHPGNVLWQDGSVSGVVDWVSACAGPPEEDVALCRIDLARRHGQPVADRFLDLWLQATGRREYDPYWDLVTAVSMGGDPHPRLDEFVRSAAARL
- a CDS encoding BlaI/MecI/CopY family transcriptional regulator, translated to MVSSLGDLERRVMEELWSSDGPRSVRDVHAALTRERDLAYTTVMTVLDRLAKKGLVHRESSGRAYLYAAVQTREEMVADVMHDALVGSERDRTAALVAFVGKVTPDEAATMREALAKLEAGAAPADSAKN
- the cydB gene encoding cytochrome d ubiquinol oxidase subunit II, with the protein product MELTTVWFVAQLILWLGYFVLEGFDFGVGMLLPVIGRREGDRRAMLSTIGPIWDGNEVWLIVAAGAMFAAFPGWYASTFSAFYLLLLMILVGLIVRVISFEYREHHETVRWRRGWDACQIVGSTLPSFLWGLIFANLVRGLPINADQDFTGGFTDLLNPFALLGGAVTLLLFLTHGAVFLALKTTGALRLRAKRTASVIGTVTAAAALSFGCWFNFGVVTINHGWVLLASVISLAGLIFGLGMHLRNRDGWSFAGTAVAVAGLVVSFFASLYPRLIPSTSNPAWSLTIHNASASHYTLTIMSWSALVLLPLVLAYQAWTYWVFRKRITVAMEEPESVAAQPSVVP
- a CDS encoding M56 family metallopeptidase; translated protein: MIGVALGILAVILVGPGSIWVGRWRFLHRAPRPAVALWQAGSVAALLSVVGAGFALSLGLFRTPEPPLAEIIVYGTVLLFTVIVVLRLIWSLLIVGRTSRLRRTRHRHALDLLDQIERRTALPGVVASPGLRVMSAAEPVAYCLPAVRQSRVVLSEGALQTLAADEVAAVLAHEEAHVRARHDLVLDTFAALHRAFPIAVRSEVPLNEARLLVELLADDAARRRTGPIPLARALVAMAAAPVPGFAMGVSYGTAVRVARLAERPRPHRLLSAGIYALALGLIALPLVILGAPTVFAWLHVTGLNLGWY
- a CDS encoding cytochrome ubiquinol oxidase subunit I, whose protein sequence is MDTELLSRIQFGTTTVYHFFFVPVTIGMAGLVAGFQTAWVRTGKDRYLRLTRLYGKLFLINFAIGVATGIVQEFQFGMNWSQFSRFVGDIFGAPLALEGLLAFFLESTFLGLWIFGWDRLPKRVHLACIWIVAGATVLSATFILAANSFMQHPVGFQLVNGRAELTDFGAVLTNPVLLVTLPHQIFACYLVGAGIVVAVAAWHLTRIARAGKEREPVERPEQDMITGPSTGSGIDEERATFRTALRVGAVALLVAGAGTFISGDLQGKVMTDVQPMKMAAAEALYNTEKPASFSILTIGTLDGKHEVWSIKIPRLLSFLAEENFTAEVHGINDLQAQYEQTYGPGEYAPNIPTTYWTFRLMMGMGIAAFGGGALILWLTRKNRDPVTTGLWGLVWRFGPILLPFLPILGNSFGWIFTETGRQPWLVFGLLPTKAGVSPNLSPTEVWISLIVFTLLYGILAVIELRLFTRTIGQGLPVLDAEPEDEATDRPLSYAF